A single window of Nicotiana sylvestris chromosome 3, ASM39365v2, whole genome shotgun sequence DNA harbors:
- the LOC104231658 gene encoding uncharacterized protein has translation MGNCQAIDNATLLIQHPSGRVDKLYWPVPANQIMKMNPGHYVALLLTTTTLCPPTNPTATATANRNSSAGKNTGNMPVRITRIKLLKPTDTLVLGHVYRLITTQEVMKGLWAKKYAKKQQLHSGEKQDKSTHEKISTSQSRNGQRRSEVDNSKQVKQEKHRSSTGAKPKTWHPKLHSISESTN, from the exons ATGGGAAATTGCCAAGCCATTGATAATGCAACACTGCTTATACAACACCCTAGTGGCAGAGTTGACAAACTCTATTGGCCAGTACCTGCTaaccaaatcatgaaaatgaatCCAGGCCATTATGTTGCTCTTCTTCTTACCACTACCACCTTGTGTCCGCCCACTAACCCCACCGCGACAGCCACCGCAAACAGAAATAGCAGTGCAGGCAAAAATACTGGTAACATGCCAGTTCGTATAACGCGGATTAAGCTTCTCAAGCCGACGGATACACTTGTTCTTGGTCATGTTTACAGACTAATTACTACTCAAG AGGTGATGAAAGGGTTATGGGCTAAGAAGTATGCCAAGAAGCAGCAGCTACACTCCGGGGAGAAACAAGATAAGTCAACTCATGAGAAAATTTCAACTTCACAGTCCAGGAATGGTCAAAGAAGATCTGAAGTGGACAACTCCAAACAG GTGAAGCAAGAAAAGCATCGGAGCTCCACAGGTGCAAAACCCAAAACATGGCATCCCAAACTTCACAGCATATCTGAGTCTACAAACTGA